One Scylla paramamosain isolate STU-SP2022 chromosome 7, ASM3559412v1, whole genome shotgun sequence DNA window includes the following coding sequences:
- the LOC135101767 gene encoding protein eyes shut homolog — translation MDGRRRAVRAATVVTVVVVVWVLPDLVNAILSCKDGFASRNNSTSVSPECYRKQWWRAVEQNKVPGMCLSNLQMSTPCQNNVTCEGLRSRREVMHPKEHIRDKKILCSEIPAVPANMVLARSADGFLGTCREGYGFSSPFIQSLGIRCQAGVWVKNHTHPCRPQCSNQCHNGGTCIDVETCLCPPGTAGPKCGTLVWGTCRTDVKWQNVIVKAIVQGLLLQCPRGYKLLQYKPYEHWLLQCKARRFEEPPGVTWDQENPCRPVCEPPCHEGATCVAPGKCDCGDGIACADCETRQLCALPVVRHGAAYRLAPQLSRVSCFGERLPAARSRNLLLRCSKDHWVTAGGKTVAANQVNCSFSCDRECQNGGRCVGLNRCQCRDGFVGSFCGHPVCGSTPLRVPHALYSMTSSAGVVSGTVRCNDQYRLASGEQQTSFQCRGGTWYFSGDMSGHKLVECHPLCSPPCVNRGTCLAPGHCLCSGGFTGKYCELRPTSTTDGMRCVFPFSNGHKIYSSCVIADDKIPWCPTQVNLDRKPLAWQMCNTTHNLEKVVGTISGRSCAFPFKWNGTTWWKCAHDDKDRYWCATHVTTNGHILQTDFCWLDHGLPHTQPECHSSMGCPLPSIPGASVVEIPFAAYPGLATNTATSTTTTTTKPITTIANEMPTLVIPQIPGMPPLPPLPPLFPLLPDLVPPPPPPTPPRMLPQPPPLPPMPFVPPPPPPMPPPLLLLQQPMPPQMPQPIPVFMPPSFQPQPVMQLAPIVPLQQLQPSPPQWETLTATLLEAPRRLN, via the exons ATGGACGGGAGGCGGAGGGCAGTGAGGGCAGCGACGgtagtgacagtagtggtggtggtctgggtTCTGCCTGa CCTGGTGAACGCTATCTTGAGTTGCAAAGACGGATTCGCTTCGAGGAACAACTCCACCTCTGTCAGTCCG GAGTGCTACAGGAAACAGTGGTGGCGCGCGGTAGAGCAGAATAAAGTACCAGGAATGTGTCTCTCGAACCTCCAAATGTCCACGCCCTGCCAGAACAACGTCACATGTGAAGGTCTGAGGTCCCGCAGAGAGGTGATGCATCCGAAGGAACACATCCGCGATAAGAAGATCCTGTGCTCTGAGATTCCGGCGGTCCCCGCAAACATGGTGCTGGCGAGgag TGCGGATGGATTCCTAGGAACCTGTAGGGAGGGTTACGGCTTTTCCTCGCCTTTCATCCAGTCTTTGGGAATCCGGTGCCAGGCAGGCGTGTGGGTCAAGAACCACACACATCCCTGCCGCCCCCAGTGCAGCAATCAATGCCACAACGGCGGCACCTGTATTGATGTGGAGACTTGCCTGTGTCCACCAGGCACTGCGGGTCCCAAGTGTGGCACCCTCGTCTGGGGCACGTGCCGGACTGACGTAAAGTGGCAGAACGTCATTGTGAAGGCAAT CGTGCAGGGGCTGCTGCTGCAGTGCCCTCGAGGCTACAAGCTGCTGCAGTACAAACCCTACGAGCACTGGCTGCTACAGTGCAAGGCAAGGAGGTTTGAGGAGCCGCCCGGCGTTACTTGGGATCAGGAGAACCCGTGTCGCCCAGTGTGTGAGCCTCCCTGCCACGAGGGAGCCACGTGTGTGGCGCCGGGCAAGTGTGACTGTGGAGACGGAATTGCATGTGCGGACTGCGAGACGAGGCAGCTGTGCGCCCTGCCCGTCGTCCGGCACGGCGCCGCCTACAGGCTGGC ACCTCAGCTGTCGAGGGTTAGTTGCTTTGGGGAGCGCCTGCCCGCTGCGAGGAGTCGAAACTTGCTGCTGCGGTGCTCGAAGGACCATTGGGTGACCGCAGGCGGCAAGACCGTTGCTGCCAACCAAGTGAATTGTTCCTTCTCCTGTGACCGAGAGTGCCAGAATGGCGGCCGTTGTGTGGGCCTCAACAGGTGCCAGTGCCGTGATGGCTTTGTGGGGTCCTTTTGTGGCCACCCGGTGTGTGGCAGCACGCCCCTCAGGGTCCCACACGCACTTTACAGCATGAC GTCCTCCGCGGGCGTGGTCTCCGGCACGGTGCGCTGCAATGACCAGTACCGCCTGGCGTCGGGGGAGCAGCAGACCAGCTTTCAGTGCAGGGGTGGTACGTGGTACTTTTCGGGCGATATGTCAGGCCACAAGCTCGTCGAGTGCCACCCGTTGTGCTCCCCTCCGTGTGTCAACCGTGGAACCTGCCTGGCGCCAGGCCATTGTCTCTGTTCTGGAGGCTTCACCGGGAAGTACTGCGAGCTGC GCCCCACCTCGACCACGGATGGGATGCGATGTGTGTTCCCTTTCTCCAACGGCCACAAGATCTATAGTTCGTGTGTCATTGCGGACGATAAGATTCCTTGGTGCCCCACGCAGGTCAACCTTGACAGGAAACCGCTCGCCTGGCAGATGTGCAATACTACACACA ATTTGGAGAAGGTGGTGGGAACAATCTCAGGTCGCTCGTGCGCCTTTCCCTTCAAGTGGAATGGGACGACATGGTGGAAGTGTGCGCATGATGACAAGGACAGGTACTGGTGCGCTACTCACGTTACCACCAATGGGCACATCCTACAGACGGACTTCTGCTGGCTGGACcatg GTCTTCCCCACACACAGCCAGAGTGCCATTCCTCTATGGGCTGCCCTCTGCCATCCATCCCCGGAGCCTCGGTAGTCGAGATACCCTTCGCAGCCTACCCAGGACTAGCCACGAACACcgccacttccaccactactactacaaccaagCCCATCACTACCATTGCCAATGAAATGCCTACTCTTGTAATTCCACAAATACCAGGCATGCCCCCACTGCCCCCACTGCCACCACTCTTCCCACTTCTTCCAGATCTCGTACCCCCGCCACCACCCCCGACTCCTCCACGCATGCTCCCCCAgccaccacctctcccacccATGCCCTTtgtgccgcctcctcctcctcccatgccaCCGCCCTTACTGCTGTTACAGCAACCAATGCCTCCCCAAATGCCACAACCAATACCGGTGTTCATGCCACCATCATTTCAACCACAACCAGTAATGCAGTTAGCACCAATAGTACCCTTGCAGCAACTACAaccgtcaccaccaca